TGCCGGGGCGGAGGTGCGCTCGGGGAGCGCGGGGAGGTGTCCGACGCGCACGCCGGGGTCGGTGCTCACCGTGCGCAGGACCTCGCGCAGGGCGCGGGCGAACGCCTCGGCGGTGTCGGCGTCGTACAGGTCGGTGGCGTACTCGACGTGCAGGGTCAGGCCGTCGGGGGTGCCGTCGGCGGTGTGGCGTTCCACAACGTCCACGAACAGGTCGAACTTGGCGGTGCCGGTGGCGGTGGGCCGCAACTCGGCTCGGTGGCCGTCCATGTCGAGGACGGCCGGTTCGTTGTTCTGGAGGGCCAGCATGACCTGGAACAGGGGGTGCCGGCCGGGCGCGCGGGTCGGGTTGAGCGCGTCTACCAGACGGTCGAAGGGCAGGTCCTGGTGGTCCAGGGCGGCCAGGTCGGCGCTGCGGACGCGGGTCAGCAGGTCCCGGAAGGCGGGGTCGCCGGAGGTGTCGGCCCGTAGGACCAGGGTGTTGGTGATCAGGCCGATCAGGGGGTCGAGGCCGGGTTCGGTGCGGCCGGCGACCGGGGTGCCGAGGACGATGTCCTCGCCGGCGCCGCAGCGGGTGAGCAGGGCGCTGACCGCGGCGTGCAGCACCATGAAGAGGCTGGTGCCCGCGCGGTCGGCGAGGCGCACCAGGGCGCGGTGCAGGTCGGCGCCGACCACGGTCTCGACGTGTGCGCCACCGCCCGGGGCGGCGGGGCGGGGCCGGTCGCCGGGCAGGGTGCACTCCTCGGCCAGGCCGTCCAGGGCCGTGCGCCAGTGCGCGGTGAGCCGTTCCAGCCGTCCGGGGCCTTCCGGTTCGGGGGTCAGCAGGGCGCGCTGCCACAACGCGTAGTCGGCGTACTGGACCGGCAGCGGCGCCCAGTCGGGCGCCCGGCCGGCGCGGCGGGCGGCGTAGGCGGTGCTCAGGTCGTCGGCGAAGGGGCGCAGCGACCAGCCGTCGGCGGCGCTGTGGTGCAGGACGAACAGCAGGGTGGAGCCCAGGAGCCAGACGGCGAGGGGGCTTTCGGCGGTCAGGTCGAAGCGGTGCCTGGCCGCGGCGCTGATGTGGGCGGCGGTCTCCGTGGCGGGGCAGTCGACCCGGTGCAGCGCCGGACGCAGCTCGCCCGGCGCCAGGACGCGCTGGTGGGGGACGCCGTCGTGCTCGGCGATCACCGTCCGCAGGATCTCGTGCCGGTCGGCCAGATCGCCGAGGGCAGCCTGGAGGGCCCGGGGGTCGGGGGCGGTGTCCAGGGTGACGAGGAGCGGGATGTTGTAGGTGGCGGCTCGGCCGTCGAGCCGGTTGAGGAACCACATGCCTTCCTGGGCGAAGGACAGCGGCACCCGCTGCGGGCGTACGGCGTCGCCGAGGACGGGCCGGGGCAGGGCGCCGCCGGTGTGTGCGGTGAGCCGCCGGGCGAGGGCGGCCGGGGTGGGCGTCTCGAACAGCGCGGTGATGGGGATCTCGGCACCCGTGTCGTGCCGCAGGCGGGCCAGCAGACGGGTGGCGAGGAGGGAGTCGCCGCCGAGGTCGAAGAAGTTCACGTCGGTGCCGACGGTCTCCCGGGGCAGTTTCAGTACGTCCTCGAACAGGGCGCACACCACGGCCTCTTCGGGCGTCCCGGGGCGGTTCCCGGAGGCGGCGGCGGTGAAGTCGGGGGCGGGCAGGGCCCGGACGTCGAGTTTGCCGTTCGCGGTCAGCGGCAGCGCGTCCACCGGGACGCAGACGGCCGGGACCATGTGCTCGGGCAGGTGGGCGGCGGTGTGGGCGCGCAGTTCGGCGGGGCTCACCGGCGCGGCGCCGGAGGCGACGGTGTAGGCGACGAGGTGCTGGGCGCCGTTGTCGGCGCGGCGGGCCACGACGGCGGCACGTGTCACGCCGGGGTGGGAGGCGAGGACGGCCTCGATCTCGCCGGGCTCGACCCGGAACCCGCGCAGCTGTATCTGGGCGTCGGCACGGCCGAGGTAGTCGAGGGTGCCGTCGGGCCGGCGCCGGGCCAGGTCGCCCGAGCGGTACATGCGGGTGCCGGGCGGTCCGTAGGGGTCGTCGAGGAAGCGGTCGGCGGTCAGGTCGGGCCGGTCGAGGTATCCGGCGGCGACCCCGGCGCCGGAGACGTACATCTCGCCGGTCGCCCCGGGCGGCACGGGGCGGCCGGCGTCGTCCAGCAGATGGACGCGCAGGTCGGCGAGGGGGGTGCCGATGACGCTGCCGCGGCGCGGGTCGTCCAGGTCGGCGCGGGTGAGGCGGTGGTGGGTGACGTGCACGGTGGTTTCCGTGATGCCGTACATGTTCACCAGCACCGGGCGGTCCAGGCCGTGCCGGTCGGCCCAGGGGCGCAGACGCGCCGGGCGCAGGGCCTCTCCGCCGAGGACGACGTAGCGCAACGCCCCGGCGTCTCCGCCCCGTTCGGCGTCGGCGTCGACGAGTTGCTCGAACGCGGACGGCGTCTGGTTGAGGACGGTCACGCCCTCGCGGTGCAGCAGCTCCAGGACCTCGCGCGGCGAGCGACTGACGGCGTACGGGACGACGACGACCCGGCCGCCGTGCAGCAGGGCGCCCCAGATCTCCCAGACGGAGAAGTCGAAGGCGTAGGAGTGGAACAGCGTCCACACGTCGTCGGCGCCGAAGGAGAAGTGTTCGGCGGCCGAGGCGAAGAGCCGGACGACGTTGGCGTGCGGGACGGGCACGCCCTTGGGGCGGCCGGTGGAACCGGAGGTGTGGATGATGTACGCGATGTCGGACGGGCGCACCGGTCCCCGACGGTCGGCGTCGGTGAGGTCGGCGGCGCCACGCCGGGCGAGGTCCGCCGCGACCTCCTCGTCGTCCAGGCGGACCACGGGGAGCGCGTCCCCGGCGAGGTGGGCGTGGGCGCGCTCGGTGACGAGGAGGACGGGGGCGGCGTCCTCGACGACCAGCCGCAGCCGTTCGGCCGGGTGGCCGGGGTCCAGGGGGAGGTAGGCGGCGCCGGTCTTGAGGACGGCCAGCAGGGCGGGCAGCAGCCGTGTCCCCCGCTCCAGGGCCAGCGCCACCACCCGGCCGGGGCCCGCCCCGCGTTCGGCCAGCAACCGCGCGAGCCGGTTGGCCTCGGCGTTGAGTTCCGCGTACGTGAGCCGTTCGTCCCCGCAGGTGACGGCGGAGCGCTCGGGTCCGGCCGCCGCCCGCTCCTCGAACAGCTCGGTGAGCGTCCGCTCGACGGCATGCGTGTGCACGGGGGTGTCGCGGGGGTGCTCGCCCGGCAGCAGGACGTCCAGGTCGCCCAGCGGGTCCGTCGGATCGGCCGCGGTCAGGCGGCGCAGCACCGTGACGAACCGGTCCCGGTGCAGGGCCAGTTCGTCCTCCTGGTACAGGGCGGGGTTGGCGTCGAAGGCCAGCCACAGTCCCCCGGACCGGCCGCCGGGGCGCACCGTGATCTGCAGGTCGTCGACGGCTCCGCCGGACAGGTGGTGCCAGGTGGTGGGGTGTCCGCCGAAGTGCGGCGCCTCGTCGAACGGGACGATGTTCAGCACCGGCCCGTACAGTCGGCGCCCGGTGCCCATCAGCCCCAGGTCGCGGCGGAGGAACTCACCCCGGTAGCGCTGGTGGCGGCGCAGGGCCGCCAGTTCCTCGGCGACGGCCCGGGCCAGTTCCGCGACGGAGGTGCCGGGGGCGGCGGCCACACGCAGCGGGAGGATGTCGGAGGCGGTGCCGGGGGTGCGCAGGGCGGCGCTGCCGGCGCGGCTCATGGTGGCCAGGCCGAGTACGAGGTCACGGGCGCCGGTCATCCGGTGCAGATAGGCGACGGTGGCCGCGGTCAGCAGTTCGGTGCGCCGGACGCCGAGGCGGGCCGCGGCGGCGTCGAGGGCGTCGGCCTCGGCGGGCGACAGCGTGGCGGCGCGGCGCAGGAAGGGCGCGGCGGGGGCGGCCGTACGGGAGGTGAGGCGGGCGGGCTCCGGCAGGCCGGCCAGGTGGCGTGCCCAGTGGTCGCGGTCGCGGGTGTACGCCTCGGAGGCGCGGTAGGCCGCCTCCTGCTCCTGGAGCCTGCTCACCGGCGCGAACCCGCACGGGTCCGGTGCGCGGCCCTCGGCCAGCGCGTTGTACGTCTCGGCCAGGCGCCGTCCGAGCAGCTTGTAGCTGTAGCCGTCGAGCAGGAGGTGATGGGCTCTCAGCAGCCACAGGAAGCGGTCGGGGGCCAGGGTCAGCAGGGTGTGCGCGAACAACGGGCCCTTCTCGACGTCCACGGGTGCCGCGAGGTCGGCGCGGACGTGGGCCCAGGCGGCGGCCTCGGGGTCCTGGGCGTCGCTGACGTCGACCCGGTGCAGGGGCCAGGCGTCCGCGTCGGGAGCGGTGCGGCAGCGGGGGCCTTCGTCGGTGTCGCCGAACCGCAGGGCGAAGGTGTCCGCCTCGCCGACGGTGCGTCGCAGCGCGGTCTCGAACAGGCCGGTGTCGAGGGGACCGTGGATCTCCACCGCCTCCGCGGTGTTGTACGCGGCGCTGTCCGGCGCGAGCCGCCCGGCGTACCAGAGGCCCTCCTGGGCTCCGGACAGCGGTCGACGTTCGTCCTCCTGGAGTGACATAGCACAACCCTCACGTGGCAAGCCGTAACTGTCCCGGACGGCGAAGGCCCGGCCGGATCGGACGTGTGCGGCCACCGCTCCCCGCCGCGCTCGCGCTCGTGCACGGGTCGGGCCGGCCCAGTGGGCGGGACGGGAGGCCGCACGCCGAGGGCGGGGGGATCGCGTCACCCGGCCCCGGTTCACGGCACATCACGGTGCGGCAGCGAGTCCGGGCGGGTCAAGCGGGACCGGGCCCGTGCGGCGCCGCTTCAGGGGTTTCCCTGGAGAACGGGGGGCCGGGGAGTGCGGGCGCCGGTGCAACTTCTAGGGAAATCACGCGACTTCCCTCCCGACCGCGTTCGCGGCTGGATTCGGCCGCGATCCGCCGTGCACTCTCGAAGGGCCCCACCCCGGCGGACCGCCGGCGGCGGCAGGCCGACTCCGGGCCGTGGAACCCCCGACATGAACGACGGAAAGAAGGCTGACGGCATGCACCGTGCGCTGTGTCCGGTCGAGACGCTCTACGTGGGTCAGAGAAGCAGAGCCGTCCTGTCCTGCAGCCTGCGCGGACCCGTGGACGCCGCGGCGCTGGCGGCCGCTTTCGACGCCCTGACGAGCACCCACCCGACGCTGCGGTCCCGCATCGAGCAGGTCGGCACGGACCACGTGCTGCGCCTCCTGGCCGAGGACGAGCGGCCCCGCCTGACCGTCCGCACCGGCGACGAGGAGGAGGCCTACGCGGCGGAGCTGAACCGGCCCCTGCCGGTCGGCGGTCCGCTGAGCCGCGCCGTCCTGGTCAGCGCGCCCGACGGTGAGAGCCACCTGTTCGTGCTGGTGGTGGACCACACCGTCACGGACGGGCACAGCAGCATCGCCCTGCACAACGCGCTGTGGGACCGTTACCGCGCACTGGTCGACGGCGAACACACCGACGGGACGGCCGAGGCGGGTCTCCCGTCCTGGCCCCAGCCCGTCAGCCGGCTGCTGCCCGCGGCCGACGAGGCCGACACGGCGAAGTACCTCGACGGCCGTCTGGAGGAGACGCGCCGGCACCCGGTCGCGCTGGTGCCGTACGACACCGCCGCCGAAGGCGGGGCCGACGCGGCCGGACACATCGAGGTCCGCCGGCTGACCCTGGACGCGGACCTCACCTCGCGCCTGCGCGCAACGGCACGCGCCTGCGGCGTGTCCGTGCACGCGCTGGTCGCCGCGTCGCTGCTGGCCGCGGCCCGCCGGCGGCTGGACGGCCACGGCCCCCGCGAACTCGGCTGCCTCTCCCCCGTCGACCTGCGCTCCCGCCTGTCCCCGCCGCTGCCGGCCTCCGCGATGGTGCCCGCGGTCACCACGCACCTCCAGACCCTGGCGGTCTCCGAGACCTCCGAGCCCCTGGAGCTGGCCCGTGCCGTGCACGCCCGGCTGAGCGACTTCCTCGCGCGGGGCCACCACTTCCACGAGGTGCGCATCACGCCGGAGATCCCTCGCCACCCGGCCCTGCAGATGGCCACCGTGATCGCCACCAACATGGGTGTCGTCCCCGGCCCGCGACTGCCAAGCGGCCTGCGGGCGGTCGACGTGCGGCTGGTGCCGGCCCGTGAGCACTACTTCCCCCGGGCGGGGCGCAGCCCCGTGATGGCGTGCGTGGTCTCCTTCGAAGGGCGGTTGTCCATCGAGTTCCCGCACTCCACCGCCTGTTTCAGCCCGTCGTTCATGCGGGCGTTCCGCGACGACGTGCGCGCGGGCCTGCTCCGCTTCACGACCGCGGTCGCGACCGCGACCGCGACCGCGCCGGAGCCGCAGCCCGAGCCGCAGCCGGCGCGTGCCGTCTCCGGCTGAAGCACGCCCCCTCCCCGCTCACGCACACGCACCCCGTCCGCCCGGCTGCCGTAAGTGCCGTAAGGAGCCTCTGCCCGACATGTCCACCGTCAGCGAACTCCCCTCTCCCCTGATGCTGCTCCCCCGAGCCCAGGCGGGCGACGAGCAGGCGATGAACCGCTTGCTGACCGGCATCACGCCCTACGTCGCACGCATCTGCCGGTCCATCACCCATGACGACGGGGCCGACGCCACGCAGGAGGCGCTGCTCGCCATCTACCGCGGCCTGGGGTCCCTGCGCGAACCGGCCGCCTTCTACGGCTGGGTGCGCTCGGTGACGGTCCGCGAGGCCGTCCGTACCGCCAAGCGCTACGGCGAGGAGCGGAGCTGCTCCGAGCTGGAGTCGCGGCAGGAGGCGAATCCCCTGGACGCGGTGCACATCAGCGACGTGCTGGAGCGGTTGTCCCAGGCGCACCGGCAGGTCCTCACCCTGCGCGCCTACGGACTCAACGAGGAGGAGATGGCCGAGGTGCTCGCCCTGCCCGTGGGCACGGTCCGCTCCCGTCTCTTCCGTGCCCGCCGACGGTTCCAGGAGGCATGGCTGCCCTCGGCGGCGTGAGGCAGGCGGCTGCCGCCGCCACGGCTGGTCCTGTACGCAAAACGGCCGTGGCGGTGTGTCACCGCCACGGCCGTTCCGCCCGGAGTTCAGGGGGGCCGCGGCCCTGCTACTTCACGCGTTCGGGCAGAACGCGTGGGGGCCACTGGCCGGGGGCGAACATCCCGAGCGCGTGTGCCCGCGCCACCAGGGCGGGGCGGTTGGGCGCCTCGAACCTCCGCAGCATCTGCCCGACGCGGTACTCGATCCCCTGACGGCTCAGATAGAGACGGGAGGCCAACTGCGCGGTGGACTCGCCGCGCGCGACACCTTCGAGAACCTGCGCGTCGAGCGCGCTGAGCACGGGCCGGCCGGCGGCCTCCGCCAGGGTGCCCTTCTGTGGTGGGCGCCTGTCCCCGGCCCGGCGCATTTCCGCCGCGCGGTGTGCCGCTCCCGCCCTGCGCAGGAGAATGACGACGCCGAAGACATCGCCCGAGGGTTTCCTGACGGCGACCCCGGTGAGTTCCGCCGGGAAATCCCGTCCGGTGCCGTCCC
This region of Streptomyces ambofaciens ATCC 23877 genomic DNA includes:
- a CDS encoding helix-turn-helix transcriptional regulator, giving the protein MSADEIRGRRLLDLLRSPVPARLREQFTFLSSGRCRRFTETVTYRDGTGRDFPAELTGVAVRKPSGDVFGVVILLRRAGAAHRAAEMRRAGDRRPPQKGTLAEAAGRPVLSALDAQVLEGVARGESTAQLASRLYLSRQGIEYRVGQMLRRFEAPNRPALVARAHALGMFAPGQWPPRVLPERVK
- a CDS encoding non-ribosomal peptide synthetase, whose protein sequence is MSLQEDERRPLSGAQEGLWYAGRLAPDSAAYNTAEAVEIHGPLDTGLFETALRRTVGEADTFALRFGDTDEGPRCRTAPDADAWPLHRVDVSDAQDPEAAAWAHVRADLAAPVDVEKGPLFAHTLLTLAPDRFLWLLRAHHLLLDGYSYKLLGRRLAETYNALAEGRAPDPCGFAPVSRLQEQEAAYRASEAYTRDRDHWARHLAGLPEPARLTSRTAAPAAPFLRRAATLSPAEADALDAAAARLGVRRTELLTAATVAYLHRMTGARDLVLGLATMSRAGSAALRTPGTASDILPLRVAAAPGTSVAELARAVAEELAALRRHQRYRGEFLRRDLGLMGTGRRLYGPVLNIVPFDEAPHFGGHPTTWHHLSGGAVDDLQITVRPGGRSGGLWLAFDANPALYQEDELALHRDRFVTVLRRLTAADPTDPLGDLDVLLPGEHPRDTPVHTHAVERTLTELFEERAAAGPERSAVTCGDERLTYAELNAEANRLARLLAERGAGPGRVVALALERGTRLLPALLAVLKTGAAYLPLDPGHPAERLRLVVEDAAPVLLVTERAHAHLAGDALPVVRLDDEEVAADLARRGAADLTDADRRGPVRPSDIAYIIHTSGSTGRPKGVPVPHANVVRLFASAAEHFSFGADDVWTLFHSYAFDFSVWEIWGALLHGGRVVVVPYAVSRSPREVLELLHREGVTVLNQTPSAFEQLVDADAERGGDAGALRYVVLGGEALRPARLRPWADRHGLDRPVLVNMYGITETTVHVTHHRLTRADLDDPRRGSVIGTPLADLRVHLLDDAGRPVPPGATGEMYVSGAGVAAGYLDRPDLTADRFLDDPYGPPGTRMYRSGDLARRRPDGTLDYLGRADAQIQLRGFRVEPGEIEAVLASHPGVTRAAVVARRADNGAQHLVAYTVASGAAPVSPAELRAHTAAHLPEHMVPAVCVPVDALPLTANGKLDVRALPAPDFTAAASGNRPGTPEEAVVCALFEDVLKLPRETVGTDVNFFDLGGDSLLATRLLARLRHDTGAEIPITALFETPTPAALARRLTAHTGGALPRPVLGDAVRPQRVPLSFAQEGMWFLNRLDGRAATYNIPLLVTLDTAPDPRALQAALGDLADRHEILRTVIAEHDGVPHQRVLAPGELRPALHRVDCPATETAAHISAAARHRFDLTAESPLAVWLLGSTLLFVLHHSAADGWSLRPFADDLSTAYAARRAGRAPDWAPLPVQYADYALWQRALLTPEPEGPGRLERLTAHWRTALDGLAEECTLPGDRPRPAAPGGGAHVETVVGADLHRALVRLADRAGTSLFMVLHAAVSALLTRCGAGEDIVLGTPVAGRTEPGLDPLIGLITNTLVLRADTSGDPAFRDLLTRVRSADLAALDHQDLPFDRLVDALNPTRAPGRHPLFQVMLALQNNEPAVLDMDGHRAELRPTATGTAKFDLFVDVVERHTADGTPDGLTLHVEYATDLYDADTAEAFARALREVLRTVSTDPGVRVGHLPALPERTSAPAAADPAELEAAALRVSGVRDAHALPGTDGAPPRLYVVPGRADATERVEDALDRAGHDTVRVTAVNTLPRTGDGTVDTAALEALPAVDRTAARTWRDRLAALPGVTTAEVTVENTPEEPDRRHTGLPVRTAAPAPAAGRTGRASAVPALSEGPALREPSVPSWAEALRRAAERGRGDIVHVHADGSEHRRSYAALIPEASRVLAGLRRAGLRPGDQVILQCDATEDFLAVLWGCVLGGFVAVPLTVPASYDTPSAALTKLEGIWRMLGRPWIVCSAGREAGLRALAARQDWPGLRLTTADALREAPEDHDWHPARPDDLILMLMTSGSTGLPKAVRLTHRNVLTRSAATEQTNRLGADDVSLNWIPLDHVTGVVMFHLRDVYLGCRQIHAPTSWILQDPPRWMDLADRYRVTVTWAPNFAFGLLAEQSDRFADRDWDLSPMRLVMNAGEVVVASAARRFLRALKPFGLPQDVMHPGWGMSETCSVVTDAVLPAEPRDGEGTFVSCGLPYPGFAMRIVDEQGTVLDEGEAGRFQVRGTSVTGGYHDNPAANAEAFTEDGWFDTGDLAYLSDGELYITGRAKDVIIVNGVNHYSHEIEACVEELPWVENSFTAAVAVRTDPSSPTDELALFFHPVQDVTAGALREITGKVAREIGVSPAHLIPVAPDAVPKTEIGKIQRTKLRKAFEAGDFDEEVRRTQLLLGTDTTVPDWFLRPVWQRAERPDARPAHPGRHTLVLANGDLPEPRALLVQRLADALRKDGGLCTVVGAGTDFARLDAAHYRVRPGEVSDYTALLGQVERDRPPVDAVLHLGGLRRAGDPETEPHDTAGAEDLLAFARALAACPGRPHPVDLLYVTAGAQAVRPGELPSPGHAAAGALLKSLGEEFGRLRGTHLDLAPDAAEDPLPVVLAEATVTTDGAEVAYRDGHRHVRRLAPLPATPARAEPPAHDGFTLLTGGLGGVGVEVAAHLLRTPGTRLLIVGRTPDPEGDALPRLRELGEVRYARADVTDERQVRAAVEAAAERWGVPLSSVLHLAGTLVERPVSELDAATWRRALEAKVRGAWTLHRITADHPVGSFVTFSSVNGFFGGALNAAYAAANACLDALALHRRALGLPAQSLAWSMWRERGMSRGYRLTALTEARGYRLLDTPAALRSFDLARTLDEPHLLIGADRTAPWVRSHVDAPARQVRRLAARVGLEDGTDLGALYHAAADTARTGGLSDAWTLRSAGATPATDRAEAEDDLRKLEHRLAQVWRGVLGHDRVGRDDNFFDLGGNSLLLVTAQSAVNRAFGTDLSVVDLFAHPTVRDLARHLSAAGAAPTAAAEQPPRDAADGLDRAREQAQRQRAARARRTARHGKDRGRA
- a CDS encoding phthiocerol/phthiodiolone dimycocerosyl transferase family protein, with translation MNDGKKADGMHRALCPVETLYVGQRSRAVLSCSLRGPVDAAALAAAFDALTSTHPTLRSRIEQVGTDHVLRLLAEDERPRLTVRTGDEEEAYAAELNRPLPVGGPLSRAVLVSAPDGESHLFVLVVDHTVTDGHSSIALHNALWDRYRALVDGEHTDGTAEAGLPSWPQPVSRLLPAADEADTAKYLDGRLEETRRHPVALVPYDTAAEGGADAAGHIEVRRLTLDADLTSRLRATARACGVSVHALVAASLLAAARRRLDGHGPRELGCLSPVDLRSRLSPPLPASAMVPAVTTHLQTLAVSETSEPLELARAVHARLSDFLARGHHFHEVRITPEIPRHPALQMATVIATNMGVVPGPRLPSGLRAVDVRLVPAREHYFPRAGRSPVMACVVSFEGRLSIEFPHSTACFSPSFMRAFRDDVRAGLLRFTTAVATATATAPEPQPEPQPARAVSG
- a CDS encoding RNA polymerase sigma factor, which gives rise to MSTVSELPSPLMLLPRAQAGDEQAMNRLLTGITPYVARICRSITHDDGADATQEALLAIYRGLGSLREPAAFYGWVRSVTVREAVRTAKRYGEERSCSELESRQEANPLDAVHISDVLERLSQAHRQVLTLRAYGLNEEEMAEVLALPVGTVRSRLFRARRRFQEAWLPSAA